A region from the Pelobates fuscus isolate aPelFus1 chromosome 1, aPelFus1.pri, whole genome shotgun sequence genome encodes:
- the ILDR1 gene encoding immunoglobulin-like domain-containing receptor 1 encodes MIFLQLVLCTCLLTGCLSIQVSVQDTERYTMLFSTIILKCDYSTSALMQDVSVTWRFKSFCKDPIFDYYSADYQAGLKLGQDPWNDCNDNQREVRIVIQKRGQNEPVLGIDYRQRKITMRDKADLVISEVMWWDHGVYFCSVEAQGDTSGDPDKEIKVIVLHWLTVLCIVMGGLLLILLLAICWCQCCPHCCCCYVRCPCCPTKCCCPEKAIERHRYMKQAESLLPWIMDKPMYAGAANSKTSSYQLNPLLQQDISLQNSFPMVRQPSYPPSNNKVLDFLESEIKNLNTAQPLPAAGPYVGRPPSMLSSLSDVGVREVERRVIQLPPLVEHIVSSQRSSNYSNQRRNQNSWDPLEGERDRRRNRALDDSRSSDNDWRAQERLRGERAQVYRRENQRSSNPRRDVSPDRRYDRDYHSDDSTYDDRRGRSNNSSDRMRPPDRRRSPERAEQRPRRGGSPDRYSRPQGRRRSYSPPNRRGSWSSEDESYSRGRRERTYEWPEKPPSYKSIDISVGKAPSHRPDTGRQSDRASSRSGRSMVI; translated from the exons GATGTCTGTCTATTCAGGTCTCCGTGCAGGACACCGAGCGATACACCATGTTGTTCTCAACTATTATTCTCAAATGTGATTACAGCACCTCTGCTCTAATGCAAGATGTGTCCGTCACCTGGCGTTTTAAGTCCTTCTGCAAAGACCCAATATTTGATTATTactctgctg ATTACCAAGCAGGGTTAAAGCTCGGTCAGGACCCTTGGAATGACTGCAACGATAACCAGAGAGAAGTCCGTATCGTAATCCAGAAGAGAGGACAGAATGAGCCGGTGCTGGGTATTGATTACAGACAGCGAAAGATCACCATGCGGGACA AGGCTGACCTGGTTATCAGCGAGGTGATGTGGTGGGACCACGGCGTGTACTTCTGCAGTGTGGAAGCCCAGGGGGACACGTCAGGTGACCCAGATAAAGAAATCAAAGTAATCGTCCTCC ATTGGCTCACTGTCCTATGCATTGTGATGGGGGGGTTACTGCTCATCCTGCTTCTGGCAATTTGTTGGTGTCAGTGCTGTCCGCACTGCTGTTGCTGCTACGTGCGCTGCCCGTGCTGTCCGACCAAGTGCTGCTGTCCGGAGAAAG CCATTGAACGGCACAGGTACATGAAGCAGGCCGAGTCTCTGCTTCCTTGGATTATGGATAAACCAATGTATGCTGGAGCTGCCAATTCAAAAACATCTTCATACCAGCTAAACCCACTGCTTCAGCAAG ATATTTCTTTGCAGAACAGTTTTCCAATGGTTAGACAGCCAAGCTACCCACcgtctaataacaaagttcttgaCTTCCTGGAAAGTGAAATTAAAAATCTAAATACAGCACAACCCCTTCCAGCTGCTGGGCCATATGTTGGTCGTCCTCCTAGCATGCTGTCGTCGTTAAGTGATGTTGGGGTGCGCGAGGTGGAACGGAGGGTAATTCAACTCCCTCCACTTGTGGAACACATTGTGAGTTCCCAGAGATCTAGCAACTATTCCAACCAACGGAGAAATCAAAACTCATGGGACCCATTGGAAGGTGAGCGTGACCGGAGGAGAAACCGAGCTCTGGATGATTCTCGCTCCAGTGACAATGATTGGAGAGCACAAGAGCGACTACGGGGTGAGAGAGCTCAAGTATACAGAAGGGAAAATCAAAGAAGTAGCAATCCAAGGAGGGATGTGTCCCCTGACCGTAGATATGACCGTGATTACCACAGTGATGATTCCACTTATGATGATCGTCGTGGTCGTTCCAACAACTCTTCTGATAGAATGAGACCTCCAGACAGAAGAAGGTCACCAGAAAGAGCAGAGCAACGACCAAGAAGAGGAGGAAGTCCAGATCGCTATTCAAGACCCCAAGGACGTAGGAGGAGCTACTCTCCCCCTAATCGACGTGGCTCCTGGAGCTCGGAAGATGAGAGCTATTCTCGAGGTCGAAGGGAAAGAACATATGAGTGGCCGGAAAAGCCTCCCAGTTATAAGTCAATTGACATCTCTGTAGGAAAAGCACCGTCCCATCGACCAGACACAGGGAGACAATCG GATCGAGCCAGCTCCCGCAGTGGAAGAAGTATGGTCATTTAA